A stretch of DNA from Terriglobales bacterium:
GTCTCTCGTGCAGCCAATGCTTCACTTTTTGATGGGTGCTTTCCAGCTCAAGGCGGAATTCTCCCCCCAGGAAACGATCTGCGCGCATGCGTCCCAGCAGCAGGTTAGCATCGCTGACTGTCGGCTCCTGACCCTTGCCATAGCAGATAGGGCCCGGATCGGCGCCCGCCGATTCTGGTCCCACTCGTAAGGCCCCGCCCAGATCGAACCGAGCGATGGATCCGCCTCCCGCTCCCACCGTATGAATGTCGAGCATCGGCACCCGCACCGGCAGGCCGGCAATTTCCCCTTCATTGCTGGCACGCACTTCCCCATCTACCAGCGCTACATCCGTCGAAGTACCGCCCATATCGAACGAAATGATCTTGTGGAAGCCGCTGCGGCGGCCCATGGTGGAAGCACCCACGACTCCCCCCGCCGGGCCGGACAGCACCGTGCGCACCGGCTCACGCGCCGCCGACTCCAGCGAAGTAATTCCTCCACTGGACTGCATCACAAAGACCGAAGGATTGGTTGCTTGCCGGTCCCGCGATTCTTGCCCTATTCCAAGGGCCACCCGCTCCGACAAACGCCGCAGATATCCCTCCATCACTGGCTGGAGATACGCATTCATCACCACCGTACTGGTGCGCTCGTATTCTCTGAACTCCGGCAGGATGATGTGTGACACAGAAATCGGCAGCCCCAGGCACCTCAGCGCTTCCGCCACAGCACACTCGTTCTGCGTATTTGCAAACGAAAACAGCAGGGATATAGCAATCGCTTCCGGCTTTTTTGCCTCAACTGAATCCACCAGCTGCTCCAGTTCCTGCTGATCCGGAGCCTTCACGATCTTGCCTTCCGGGCTGGTTCGTTCCTCGACGCCGAAGCGCAGCTCTCTTTGAATCAATGGCGGCACGCGATCGAAGAAGAAGTCATAAAGGCGGGGGCGGGCCTGCCGTCCGATCTCGATCACATCTTCGAACCCCGCCGTCGTGACCAGGGCAACGCGGGCTCCCTTGCGCTGCAGCACGGTATTGGTGCCGACGGTAGTTCCGTGCAGCAAAACCGGAGCGCTGCGGCTTATGATTTTCGTGAGGGCACTGGCAATGGCTTCCGACGGATCGGCGGGAGTGGAAAATACTTTCAGCATCCGTACCCGGCCATCTTCCACCCAGATGCAGTCTGTGAAAGTTCCCCCTGTATCGATCGCTACGCGCAACTCGGCGGTGCCTGGGCGAGGACTGATTCTGCGAACAGCAGACTGGTGACGGCTTCCAGCGGCCATCATCAGACCAGCAGCCGCTCACGGATGGTCATCAGTCCCGCAACGATACAGAAGAGTGCGAGCAGGTAAGAGGAAGCCAGCAGGAATCTCGGCGCTCGCCCAACCGACTGGGCTTTGGCCGTGAGGCGGGAAAATGCCCGCTGGGTCAGGAATGCATAGCCGACCATGGAAACAATGATGCCCAGCACAAACACGCTCACTCGCAGAATGGTGATTGCCAGGGTCTGGGAGATCGCAATCGGCACCACCGCGATCAAGCTGCGGGTTCCTCCCAGGGCAAAGAGAATACCTAAAGTCGCGGCCAGGCCGCCGTGCAGATGCTGATGCTGCTCTGGGCGCCTGTTTTCTTGAGCCGGTGCGTGCGCATGACCAACTCCCAGATGCAGATGATAGTGGCCGTGATGGGCGGCGCCGTGTGTGTGGCCGTGCTCGTGAATTTTCACCCTTCCCGTGATCAACGCCCACAGCGCGAGGACTCCGGTGAAGACCAGAAGCCCGCCTCCAGCAAGATCGAAGCGCCGCTCCCATGACGGCGATAACAACATGCGCCCGAAGTGCCCGAGCACGCCGGCTGCTCCAAGAACTAACGCATGGCCACCGGCAAAACGCATGGCAAAGAAAACCACGCGGCGAAAGTTGTGGCCTACGGCGAATCCGAAGGTCGAGATCGCCGCCAAATGGTCCGGTCCAATCCCATGCAGCAGTCCGGCGGCAAAGATGGCAGCAAGCAAAAGCATAGGGTCACACGAAAACAGCGGATTCTAGCATCTTGGAAACGTGCCCCGGTCGAGCCGACATGCAGGTTTGATTTCCAATTCGCACATTTATTCCAGCCGCTTGGCCAACAGCAAAGCATCAATCCGGTTCAGGTAATAGCGGGGAATGACTTTCAAAACGAAATAGCTGAGACGCTTGTAAAACCGGATCGCGTTGTCATTGTCCACCGCGGTTTCCAGATAAATGGTGTGGCAGCCTTCCCCTTGCAGGCGCTGCTCGGCGGCTTGCATCAGTTTCAGCCCCACTCCAGTGCGCCGCAGTTGCGGCTGCACGTCGATGGTGACGACGTGCCCCATGCCTTTTCCCAGATCCTGAGCAACGATGAAGCCCGCCACTTCCGCGGCCGCCCTCCTTCCTTCCTGCCCCTCCCCGGATGGTTTCTCTTTCGCGATCTCGGGTTCCGCCACCAGCGTGAATGCACCTTTCATCTTCATATACCAGCCCAGTTCTTTCTTGGAATAGGAAATACCACGTACAAAGCACTCCTGATCCAGACGCCACAAGGCCTCGAAATCTTCCGGGCGCGACTCGCGGATGCGAATATCCACTCCAGCATTGTAAAGGCGTCAATCGATGCCCGACCAAAAAGGAAGCCAGGCCAAACGCGCATTTACATCTATCTAGCCCAGAGACCTAGGAATCGATTACATTCAGAGGACCTGCGAGGAGCCATGACTGAGCCCAGCTATGAAGAACTGAAAGCAAAATTGGCCCAACTGGAAAAGCAAGTTGAAGGACGCCGCGGAGGTTCGCTTGAATTCCGCATCAGCGAGAAGGGCGCGGTGAGCGTTTATGGTCTGGGCCGATTCCCGGTGACGCTCTACTACGAACAGTGGATACGGCTCTTAGGACAAGCCGATGAGTTGAAAGCTTTCTTAGAGGACAACAAGTCCAAACTCAAACTGAAAGCCTAGCCGCCGGGGAAACTTTGAGGCAGAACCCACTGGAATTCCTGCGGCTGATCACCACCGGTCGCCGCAGCGGCCAGCCACGTGAGGTGGAGCTGTGGTTCGCACAGCGCGATGGCTGCTATTACGTGATCGCTGAATACTACACAGCCCACTGGGTACAAAACCTGCGTGCGGATCCCCGCGTCCACTTCTCGGTGAAAGGTGCAGCCTTCGAGGGTCGGGCCCGCGTTGTCGATGCCAGCGCCGATGCCGCTCTGAATCGCGACGTTCAGCAACTGTTCCGCGAAAAATATGGCTGGAGCGACGGTCTGGTGGTGGAGCTATGTCCCGCAAAAACGCTTCCAGGATGTAACAACTAGAACGTGCGCTCTCATCCTGAGGGGGTGCCCCAGGCCTCGCGCTTTTCGAGACCTGGGCGGACCAGTTTACGGACCAGTTGCGAGGGCAGTCAAACAGATGGGGGGTCTTCTTATATGAAGGGGAAAAGTGATACACCCCCTTACGTGATCGACGTGGGTTCCCGAGCCTGAAATGGAAGCTATTACGGCGTCGCGGACGGAAGGGGTACGGCGCGGGCTTTGGGCGGTAGGGGGTAGGTATCGGTGCTGGTGGGAGCGGGAGCCAGGAGCGTGGCCGGAAGCGATTACGGAATCGGCAACCGCATGCACGCGCTTGGCGCGGGTGACGGGGCGACGCTATCGGCGCGG
This window harbors:
- a CDS encoding nitroreductase family deazaflavin-dependent oxidoreductase; this encodes MRQNPLEFLRLITTGRRSGQPREVELWFAQRDGCYYVIAEYYTAHWVQNLRADPRVHFSVKGAAFEGRARVVDASADAALNRDVQQLFREKYGWSDGLVVELCPAKTLPGCNN
- a CDS encoding hydantoinase/oxoprolinase family protein; its protein translation is MRVAIDTGGTFTDCIWVEDGRVRMLKVFSTPADPSEAIASALTKIISRSAPVLLHGTTVGTNTVLQRKGARVALVTTAGFEDVIEIGRQARPRLYDFFFDRVPPLIQRELRFGVEERTSPEGKIVKAPDQQELEQLVDSVEAKKPEAIAISLLFSFANTQNECAVAEALRCLGLPISVSHIILPEFREYERTSTVVMNAYLQPVMEGYLRRLSERVALGIGQESRDRQATNPSVFVMQSSGGITSLESAAREPVRTVLSGPAGGVVGASTMGRRSGFHKIISFDMGGTSTDVALVDGEVRASNEGEIAGLPVRVPMLDIHTVGAGGGSIARFDLGGALRVGPESAGADPGPICYGKGQEPTVSDANLLLGRMRADRFLGGEFRLELESTHQKVKHWLHERQQQLSVEEFAAGVIRVVNATMEKAIRVVSVERGHDPRDFALVAFGGAGGLHACELAAALNIPHVVIPAWPGATSAYGILVSDIVKDYSRTLLQRVRMAPASGKQRQLLGRGEFSHFRGELERLRRMATADFKREGWPGKIEFLATADLRYHGQGFELNVPFGQELCESFHQEHQRHYGYSSRDRDLEIVTLRLRARIRGQQPPRQRMASRVAAEKQHALVYFGGRAVRTAVHDREGLGTGRKYAGPAVITEYSATTVVPPGMGFRVDVAGNIVIGTGGK
- a CDS encoding N-acetyltransferase; this translates as MDIRIRESRPEDFEALWRLDQECFVRGISYSKKELGWYMKMKGAFTLVAEPEIAKEKPSGEGQEGRRAAAEVAGFIVAQDLGKGMGHVVTIDVQPQLRRTGVGLKLMQAAEQRLQGEGCHTIYLETAVDNDNAIRFYKRLSYFVLKVIPRYYLNRIDALLLAKRLE